The proteins below are encoded in one region of Planctopirus limnophila DSM 3776:
- the pyrE gene encoding orotate phosphoribosyltransferase, translated as MYDRARLIELFHQRALRFGDFTLASGKKSSYYLDGKQITLHSEGLKLLSEGLLDLLEGIEFDAFGGMSLGADPIVGGVLTAAAARGKELAGFLVRKESKGHGTQKYLEGPVTPGMRVVIVDDVVTTGGSALLSVDRSIDFGLNVIQVVGVVDRKEGGAANFAARQLPFKSLLSIEDFGIKPPVVG; from the coding sequence ATGTATGACCGTGCCCGTCTGATCGAACTGTTTCACCAGAGAGCATTACGGTTTGGAGACTTCACACTCGCATCGGGCAAAAAATCGAGCTATTACCTGGATGGAAAGCAGATCACGCTGCATTCCGAGGGATTGAAGCTGTTGAGCGAAGGGCTTCTGGATCTCCTCGAAGGGATCGAGTTCGATGCTTTTGGAGGGATGTCGTTAGGGGCTGATCCCATCGTGGGAGGGGTGCTGACAGCAGCCGCTGCCCGCGGAAAAGAGCTGGCTGGCTTTCTGGTGCGTAAGGAGTCCAAAGGGCATGGCACACAGAAGTATCTCGAAGGGCCAGTCACTCCGGGGATGCGTGTGGTCATTGTGGACGATGTCGTGACGACCGGGGGGAGTGCACTGCTTTCGGTTGATCGCTCAATCGATTTTGGTCTTAACGTGATTCAGGTTGTCGGAGTGGTCGACCGCAAAGAAGGGGGTGCTGCCAACTTTGCCGCCCGCCAATTGCCCTTCAAAAGCCTGCTCAGTATTGAAGACTTCGGGATCAAACCACCAGTAGTCGGCTAG
- a CDS encoding RNA polymerase sigma factor → MTIENSLDQSFVSTASDKMRQSLHSPSGNVHASDPAPPEGKAAVRPFEQELIQALKLIGEGQWQVWSRVVGLVGPRSLRYARFLTEHDADAEDVVQQSLTRLAASPALFRVVQHPWAYFLKIVRNEAIRFRIKHQRPPAISVNLLTELQFRSSIAIDPLEVAERQQMIQAALTELPVDQAEVVILKFWEGMTFQEIASVMGESPNTVASRYRYAIAKLARLLRALEGEAAHVS, encoded by the coding sequence ATGACAATCGAGAATTCACTGGATCAATCCTTCGTCTCCACAGCCTCCGATAAAATGCGGCAGTCTCTTCATTCTCCGTCGGGGAATGTTCATGCGTCTGATCCAGCTCCACCAGAAGGAAAAGCTGCTGTTCGACCATTCGAACAGGAGCTGATTCAGGCGCTAAAGCTGATTGGTGAGGGGCAATGGCAAGTCTGGTCGCGAGTGGTGGGGCTTGTGGGGCCAAGATCTCTGCGATATGCCCGTTTTCTGACGGAACACGACGCTGATGCCGAAGATGTTGTTCAGCAGTCTCTGACCCGATTGGCAGCTTCGCCCGCTCTGTTTCGCGTTGTGCAGCATCCCTGGGCCTACTTTCTAAAGATTGTGCGAAACGAGGCCATTCGTTTCCGCATTAAGCACCAGCGGCCTCCCGCCATCTCGGTCAATTTACTCACGGAGTTGCAGTTTCGCTCTTCGATAGCGATTGATCCGCTGGAAGTCGCCGAGCGTCAACAGATGATCCAGGCGGCATTGACCGAACTGCCGGTGGATCAAGCGGAGGTTGTCATTCTCAAATTCTGGGAAGGCATGACATTTCAGGAGATTGCCTCAGTGATGGGGGAAAGCCCCAATACAGTGGCCAGTCGCTATCGCTATGCGATTGCCAAGTTGGCCCGGCTGCTTCGTGCTCTGGAAGGAGAAGCCGCCCATGTCTCATGA
- a CDS encoding TIGR03067 domain-containing protein gives MRNAAIYCLLLSAHLGMASLQVDAVEKDLRRLQGGWTFEKVLVGGEKVGGETQPEGFVFNGREISPDDDPKDVAIITLDPSQTPKTIDLVYKKKEKSLGIYEIDGDTLKLCFNAPGDPRPKTFASPKGSRVSYLILKRNKK, from the coding sequence ATGCGTAATGCGGCCATCTATTGCTTATTGCTTTCAGCACACCTCGGCATGGCGTCGCTTCAGGTGGATGCAGTCGAGAAAGACTTGCGCAGACTGCAGGGTGGCTGGACGTTTGAAAAGGTTCTCGTGGGCGGGGAAAAGGTCGGTGGCGAAACCCAGCCCGAAGGATTCGTCTTCAACGGGAGGGAGATCTCGCCAGACGACGACCCCAAGGATGTTGCAATCATCACCCTCGATCCCAGCCAGACGCCAAAGACCATTGATCTTGTCTATAAGAAGAAGGAAAAATCCCTGGGCATCTACGAGATCGACGGCGACACGCTGAAGCTCTGTTTCAATGCACCCGGCGATCCAAGGCCCAAGACTTTTGCATCCCCCAAAGGTAGCCGGGTGTCATACCTCATTCTCAAACGAAACAAGAAGTAA
- a CDS encoding ExbD/TolR family protein, which yields MPLKTEPLEEPTLNLASMLDIVMLLLMFFMIGTQFKNQEREYKIQLPTVSDAKALSGQPDELVVNVSRDGVITLNSRQISIAELEQELAKAIQNFPAQSVLIRGDGASPYQNVMEVMSAAKKVGVRNVSLAHQPRSQR from the coding sequence ATGCCACTGAAAACAGAACCGCTGGAAGAACCGACGCTGAACCTGGCCTCGATGCTCGACATCGTGATGCTGCTGCTCATGTTCTTCATGATTGGTACACAGTTCAAAAATCAGGAACGCGAGTACAAAATTCAACTTCCAACGGTTTCCGACGCCAAGGCACTTAGTGGTCAACCCGACGAACTGGTGGTCAATGTCTCGCGGGACGGGGTGATTACTTTGAACTCCCGCCAGATTTCAATCGCAGAACTGGAACAAGAACTGGCAAAAGCGATTCAGAATTTCCCGGCACAAAGCGTATTAATTCGCGGCGATGGTGCCAGCCCGTACCAGAATGTGATGGAAGTGATGTCGGCTGCAAAAAAAGTTGGAGTGCGTAACGTCTCTCTGGCACATCAACCACGATCTCAACGGTGA
- a CDS encoding GNAT family N-acetyltransferase — protein MISLATTDDIPALSELLSILFTQEAEFVANPSAQSAGLKAIIENPSVGRILKFEIEGEIIGMVNLLYTVSTALGARVAILEDMVVNPSQRSHGLGGLLLDAAIQQASQDGCRRMTLLTDCDNTKAMRFYERRGFIRSPMVPMRLLLNSSSRMNSAFSNHDEPSPSQ, from the coding sequence ATGATATCACTTGCAACAACTGATGATATTCCGGCGTTATCCGAACTGTTATCAATACTCTTCACGCAAGAGGCTGAGTTTGTCGCAAACCCTTCAGCCCAATCTGCCGGACTCAAGGCAATCATCGAGAATCCTTCCGTGGGACGAATACTGAAATTCGAAATTGAAGGCGAGATCATCGGCATGGTCAATTTGCTATACACTGTCAGTACTGCTCTGGGTGCCCGAGTTGCGATTCTCGAGGACATGGTTGTCAACCCTTCACAACGATCGCATGGATTGGGTGGTCTGTTGCTGGATGCCGCTATACAGCAGGCAAGTCAAGATGGATGTCGTCGAATGACTCTGCTGACCGATTGCGACAATACGAAGGCGATGCGATTCTACGAACGGCGGGGGTTTATACGCTCGCCGATGGTTCCGATGCGACTCCTGCTAAACTCCTCCAGTCGAATGAACTCAGCTTTCTCGAATCATGATGAGCCCTCTCCCAGCCAGTAA
- a CDS encoding SH2 domain-containing protein, which translates to MSHERGCQFQADEEFVRRFFCFEEIEELPPAEEFVSPEELLPGTNQNWADHHWADQHWEVRDGREFFLCTKPEESLPLVDFFEPAPLVRRVRDRLVAHAVVTERRVKDRRQRQIAAQSFVFAMLMVISPWVSWNLINQSAFKEVQSLLCEAMAPRHRMVIASRSVTSREHDPEQELIDRLAHQRRQILFSLPALATPALVTSR; encoded by the coding sequence ATGTCTCATGAAAGAGGATGTCAGTTTCAGGCCGACGAAGAATTCGTCAGGCGATTTTTTTGTTTTGAAGAAATTGAGGAATTGCCGCCCGCCGAAGAATTTGTATCACCGGAAGAATTGCTGCCAGGTACTAACCAAAATTGGGCTGACCACCATTGGGCTGACCAACATTGGGAGGTACGAGACGGGCGAGAATTCTTCCTCTGCACAAAGCCTGAGGAATCATTGCCGCTGGTCGATTTTTTCGAGCCGGCACCGTTGGTTCGCCGGGTGCGTGATCGACTGGTGGCTCATGCTGTCGTCACAGAACGCCGGGTCAAGGATCGCAGGCAGCGGCAGATTGCAGCGCAAAGTTTTGTGTTTGCGATGTTGATGGTGATCTCCCCCTGGGTTTCGTGGAATCTCATCAACCAATCGGCCTTTAAGGAAGTGCAATCCCTGCTGTGCGAGGCTATGGCTCCTCGACACCGGATGGTTATCGCGAGTCGTTCCGTAACTTCACGCGAGCATGACCCGGAACAAGAACTGATTGATCGACTGGCTCATCAACGTCGGCAGATTCTGTTCTCGCTACCGGCCCTGGCCACACCAGCGCTGGTAACTTCTCGTTGA
- a CDS encoding chromosomal replication initiator protein DnaA encodes MRYRYRHFIEREFVATRRWLGLSLVRWSGWWRSELEHLERYLSQRGEWYAVAFAGFLGVFLTFMLPASYREPTLYNVNIELPPVAARLPRIPELPVADVDTRISLAPQLLVADYPAEFMFVGLERRVVDPYLSRSTFTVPADLSLSVDWLHSVVPEAALAAMDASRNEATASSDSGQSSRAWSDILNRIRDDWRRAQSRPNDSQMAAYSLATPYTGLGNRLPKALADDLTSDVPKSTVAARGEAYFEVAMESSRRSDLQQGGESIVSIRNLSSETLPLVEVLEPFSRMPQVVGAFPDGYVDQDGLKRSISLLPPGESERLTTRWLSSRQTANDLLSTNLGRFPAGATSSEYRLQSGNPSLVQTVAEVTADAVAGSRTLVTPPRKNARLAIQLSSTDRIVKGKNLKMNIRVQNIGEIPLDNVRILADLSPELTHYYGNAVEYEVGSLRLNEDHQTIFIIEGKTLGAGKAVLRAVSPDTPIAMEVSQLLVTDDTGYSPAAVPARNTPRDQPSDFPLPRPGRSENSSSDPRVPSMPRDELLPPRERIPAARPQNPITDHGLFGPAPGELPANPRPNSSSDLENSLRNSNQPLPRVPANMRERADSGRPFGPPPVDDPLNRSDRTGRELDRVLDPNPGRDLNLRDRGNNTPSADPFGPEPQSLDSTNSLPARRPSLPAVNEPAFEPRQTQPVMPDDNTFGPAPGRRPLLDREASPSTTDMPRENSRDFPPLPDDFGPVPTDLPPSGQPSRTMPLERDRLDNLTEPLEPARPRNSTTRPSSDPLDNAFPDLLPGQPLPSSTTPEPGRPADPRQPLPLLPEMTPRNRDVPARDPLRSPEINQTLEDRIDKTIPNRSGWNPTLPGKPNPSIPNEPLDPFPELNEPVPSLMNRDLPRLPDALESAAPDTDAANPQSSVRSRSPQPASEPDPFSNGFDPLDLLEKADPKTSQPESPAGRRTLPALPTEIPDDFPPLGPLPGAGQPDSSTRNRESPTGRPTPATQPPLPERNRTSPQDPFDPFPANDGVIRKVRPAAPEMPVQPVAQGAPSAPFKVVTASYQEFVPVRTSKTPVKSSPSASVQSGAPSANNISRAVSPEQRPDTSK; translated from the coding sequence GTGCGATACCGGTATCGGCATTTCATAGAGCGTGAATTTGTAGCCACTCGTCGATGGCTGGGACTATCACTCGTGCGATGGTCCGGTTGGTGGCGGAGCGAGCTGGAACACCTCGAACGCTATCTCTCACAAAGAGGAGAGTGGTACGCAGTCGCGTTTGCAGGATTTCTGGGGGTCTTCCTCACATTCATGCTCCCGGCGTCCTATCGCGAACCAACGCTTTACAATGTGAATATCGAATTACCACCTGTGGCTGCCCGACTGCCACGGATCCCTGAACTCCCTGTGGCTGATGTCGATACCAGAATCTCATTGGCTCCCCAGCTATTGGTGGCCGATTACCCTGCTGAATTTATGTTCGTGGGATTGGAGCGGCGGGTCGTCGATCCTTATCTGTCCCGATCGACGTTTACTGTGCCTGCAGATCTTTCATTAAGTGTTGACTGGCTGCATAGTGTGGTGCCCGAAGCCGCGCTAGCGGCCATGGATGCATCACGTAATGAAGCCACCGCCAGCTCGGATTCTGGTCAGTCTTCGCGAGCCTGGAGCGACATTCTCAATCGAATTCGTGATGACTGGCGCCGGGCACAATCACGCCCCAACGATTCTCAAATGGCGGCATATTCACTGGCAACGCCTTATACGGGTCTCGGTAACCGCCTGCCCAAAGCCCTTGCAGACGACCTGACGTCCGACGTCCCCAAATCGACCGTCGCCGCCAGAGGAGAAGCATATTTCGAAGTGGCCATGGAGTCTTCTCGCAGATCCGATCTGCAACAAGGGGGAGAATCGATTGTCTCCATTCGAAACCTCTCTTCGGAAACATTGCCTCTCGTTGAAGTCCTCGAACCTTTTTCGAGAATGCCGCAAGTTGTGGGAGCATTTCCAGATGGCTATGTCGATCAGGATGGCTTGAAACGATCCATCTCGCTGTTGCCACCGGGTGAATCGGAGCGACTCACGACGCGCTGGCTTTCCAGCCGGCAGACGGCGAACGATCTCCTTTCGACCAATCTGGGGAGGTTTCCCGCGGGAGCGACCAGCAGCGAGTATCGCCTGCAGTCGGGGAACCCTTCACTTGTGCAGACAGTCGCTGAGGTCACTGCCGATGCCGTCGCTGGCTCACGCACACTGGTGACTCCGCCCCGCAAAAATGCCCGCCTGGCAATTCAGCTTTCCAGCACAGATCGGATTGTCAAAGGCAAAAATCTCAAAATGAACATTCGCGTACAGAACATTGGCGAGATTCCGCTCGACAATGTCCGCATTCTGGCAGACCTGTCTCCTGAACTCACGCATTACTACGGCAATGCCGTGGAATATGAAGTCGGTTCACTCCGGCTCAATGAAGATCACCAGACGATTTTCATCATTGAGGGCAAGACGCTCGGTGCCGGGAAAGCCGTGCTGCGGGCCGTTTCACCAGATACACCGATCGCTATGGAAGTTTCCCAATTACTGGTGACCGACGATACAGGATACTCACCGGCTGCTGTTCCCGCGCGAAACACTCCGCGTGACCAGCCTTCAGATTTCCCCTTACCTCGTCCTGGCCGCTCGGAGAATTCTTCAAGCGATCCACGCGTCCCCTCAATGCCCCGTGATGAGCTATTGCCACCGCGTGAGCGAATCCCTGCTGCTCGCCCACAGAATCCAATAACGGATCATGGATTGTTTGGCCCGGCACCGGGGGAATTGCCTGCAAACCCGCGTCCCAATTCTTCGTCAGATCTCGAGAATTCTTTACGAAATTCCAACCAGCCACTTCCTCGTGTTCCAGCTAACATGAGAGAACGAGCCGACTCAGGCCGTCCTTTTGGTCCTCCCCCGGTCGATGATCCATTGAATCGATCAGATCGAACTGGCCGGGAATTGGATCGGGTGCTCGATCCCAATCCCGGAAGAGATCTCAACCTGCGTGACAGGGGCAACAACACCCCGTCTGCAGATCCTTTCGGCCCGGAACCTCAGTCACTGGATTCGACGAATTCTCTTCCCGCTCGAAGGCCCTCACTCCCTGCAGTCAACGAGCCTGCTTTTGAACCTCGACAAACTCAACCCGTCATGCCAGACGACAATACATTCGGCCCAGCACCAGGTCGTCGCCCACTGCTGGATCGAGAAGCCTCTCCATCAACCACCGATATGCCGCGAGAAAACTCTCGCGATTTTCCACCATTGCCAGACGATTTCGGCCCGGTTCCAACAGACCTTCCGCCATCCGGGCAACCATCTCGCACGATGCCGCTCGAACGAGATCGGCTTGATAACCTCACTGAACCTCTTGAACCAGCCAGACCACGCAATTCGACCACAAGACCTTCCAGCGATCCCCTGGATAACGCTTTTCCAGATCTATTACCTGGGCAGCCTCTTCCTTCCAGCACGACACCAGAACCTGGCCGACCTGCCGATCCGCGACAGCCATTGCCGCTGCTGCCGGAGATGACTCCCCGCAATCGAGACGTGCCAGCAAGAGATCCCCTGCGATCACCAGAGATCAATCAAACCCTCGAAGATCGGATCGACAAAACCATCCCCAATCGATCCGGCTGGAATCCGACACTCCCTGGAAAGCCCAACCCTTCGATCCCGAATGAGCCGCTGGATCCATTTCCGGAACTCAACGAGCCAGTCCCCAGTCTGATGAACAGAGATTTACCCCGGCTTCCTGACGCCCTCGAGTCTGCTGCTCCCGACACGGACGCTGCGAATCCTCAAAGTTCAGTGCGCTCCAGATCGCCACAACCAGCGTCAGAACCGGATCCTTTTTCAAATGGTTTCGATCCACTCGACTTATTGGAAAAGGCCGATCCAAAAACAAGTCAACCTGAGTCGCCTGCAGGCAGGCGTACACTTCCGGCACTGCCTACCGAGATCCCGGATGACTTTCCGCCATTAGGTCCATTGCCTGGTGCCGGGCAGCCTGATAGCTCCACGAGAAATCGTGAGTCACCGACTGGACGGCCCACTCCTGCGACTCAACCACCTCTTCCTGAGCGGAATCGAACTTCACCTCAGGATCCGTTTGACCCGTTCCCCGCCAATGATGGGGTCATTCGCAAAGTGCGACCTGCAGCACCCGAAATGCCTGTACAACCAGTTGCCCAAGGAGCTCCGTCTGCCCCATTCAAGGTGGTCACTGCCAGCTATCAGGAATTCGTCCCTGTCCGGACGAGTAAAACACCAGTCAAGAGCTCCCCCTCTGCGTCTGTGCAATCAGGGGCACCATCTGCAAACAACATCTCAAGGGCAGTCAGCCCAGAACAGCGACCAGATACATCAAAGTAG
- a CDS encoding TfoX/Sxy family DNA transformation protein translates to MDELRRLGSVVCFLAVRKAGRPPTLNLLWAIEGAITDMPWTTLSQVRKASLLSELHRMTQVEAIECFFEVTLFTTMKVRGRSGDYCE, encoded by the coding sequence TTGGATGAGCTTCGAAGACTTGGTTCAGTCGTTTGCTTTCTTGCTGTTCGAAAAGCAGGGCGTCCACCTACTTTGAACTTGCTATGGGCAATCGAAGGAGCAATTACCGATATGCCTTGGACTACACTATCTCAAGTTAGGAAAGCGTCATTACTTTCAGAGCTACATAGAATGACACAAGTAGAGGCTATCGAATGTTTTTTTGAAGTTACATTATTCACAACCATGAAAGTGCGAGGCCGTTCTGGTGATTACTGTGAGTGA
- a CDS encoding class I SAM-dependent methyltransferase encodes MGLATTNAINPAVRQQYEWLPYPARHPQDERKRLLTTAVDELATINHYAWSGRRDLTKGLRVLIAGGGTGDSVVYLAHQLRNTPSKLVYVDLSEASQRIARERILVRGLGKSFEWIHGSLLDLKPESIGTFDYINCSGVLHHLPDPDLGLRVLSALLNPQGVIGLMVYGQYGRMGIYQMQEMLRKAIPANLPREEKLAMARTLVGRLPATNWYVRGKDLFDPIAEMTASEFYDIFLHSQDRAYTVPQLFDWLKQADLRFIEHTFEGRMLYEPIHAFSSDPAMLEHVLTLPLPEQQAICELYWGVASRHIFWASKSGRQQASLNDLEQIPCFSHLAMITNLQTAIQDCTTPACDFQVSRPGVPCLKVSISCDILTKRLFSLVDGRRTVGKIRQELMEQFQQPAENIERVIHHVFKLLAGYDLIVLRHHSTSPWSF; translated from the coding sequence ATGGGGCTCGCCACCACCAATGCCATCAATCCCGCCGTTCGCCAGCAATATGAATGGCTGCCATATCCCGCACGCCATCCGCAGGACGAACGCAAAAGGCTGTTGACCACAGCCGTCGATGAACTGGCGACCATTAATCATTATGCCTGGAGCGGGCGGCGAGATCTGACCAAAGGGTTACGAGTGCTGATTGCCGGTGGTGGAACCGGGGATTCAGTCGTCTACCTGGCCCATCAATTAAGAAATACGCCATCGAAGCTTGTTTACGTTGACCTGAGTGAGGCCTCGCAAAGGATTGCCCGCGAACGAATTCTCGTGCGAGGTCTGGGGAAATCTTTCGAGTGGATTCACGGATCGCTCCTTGACCTGAAGCCTGAAAGCATAGGGACCTTTGATTACATCAATTGCTCGGGTGTGCTGCATCATCTCCCCGATCCTGATCTCGGGTTGCGTGTGCTGTCGGCACTGCTAAATCCTCAGGGAGTCATCGGTCTCATGGTCTATGGCCAATATGGCCGCATGGGCATTTACCAGATGCAGGAAATGCTGCGCAAGGCAATCCCTGCCAATTTGCCGCGGGAAGAAAAACTGGCGATGGCCAGAACTCTTGTCGGCCGCCTGCCAGCGACCAACTGGTATGTTCGCGGGAAGGATCTGTTCGATCCGATTGCTGAAATGACAGCCTCGGAGTTTTACGACATTTTTCTGCATTCGCAGGATCGTGCTTATACTGTTCCCCAACTCTTTGACTGGCTGAAGCAGGCGGATCTGCGATTTATTGAGCATACCTTTGAAGGACGTATGCTCTACGAACCGATCCATGCCTTTTCGTCAGATCCCGCTATGCTGGAGCATGTGCTCACTTTGCCTCTGCCTGAGCAGCAGGCCATCTGTGAGCTTTACTGGGGTGTGGCTTCGCGGCATATCTTCTGGGCATCAAAATCCGGGCGACAGCAGGCCTCACTGAATGATCTGGAGCAGATCCCTTGCTTCAGTCATCTGGCAATGATCACGAACCTTCAGACCGCAATTCAGGATTGCACGACACCGGCATGTGATTTCCAGGTTTCGCGTCCGGGTGTCCCCTGCCTGAAAGTTTCCATTTCGTGCGATATCCTGACCAAGAGACTCTTCTCGCTGGTGGACGGTCGGAGAACTGTAGGCAAGATCCGACAGGAACTCATGGAGCAATTCCAGCAGCCAGCCGAAAACATTGAACGGGTAATCCACCACGTCTTCAAACTGCTCGCAGGCTATGACCTGATCGTACTCAGGCACCACTCCACTAGTCCATGGAGTTTCTAG
- a CDS encoding prenyltransferase/squalene oxidase repeat-containing protein, which translates to MITLRLALIFCSFLLMVQVLSLLATRWGDQNATGKSFFASLVLHVWLGLAWANVAQLEAVRLGEIERNEQETEGPAIQLVSSEADTPDTEATNASLSRLSPSEALPIERTQREISASGKAETGALPDLTPRDKPTQMAALEAFPDLPLQESKPETPRPGMEVQQPIFSGTPAATAPLPQETIQQQVVPNSLAAMSRQKMTPQETPLDSDDLRPPAEGGADRADEKINTVASRIELPLNPESETPPPNALAAETMARRTAPLATPVPANSPGADGIGNDPQVRPAVPAKPLFSRQVPNRSMMPTEGLPLAITPAEPASGNPSTTPALAGEQIAAIKSATELPSLEAITPAPEMNRGTGTILPKRPAASMTPETYQLRRLDQRKEIALRNGGTEASEEAVELSLKWLASHQENDGSWSAARWGAGAVKRSPEDPVDLVDRKGSGLNADTGITGLALLAFLGAGYTRDEGQYSRTVDNAMTWLISQQRVDGYLGGKANYYDGMYCHGIAGYALAEACAMQENPQADPDLRNAVAKAVQFTIQMQNRDGGWRYQKGAIESDMSMFGWQMMLLKSAEIAGIPIPNETREGMITFLKARSRGTQSGLAGYRRSSQPSPAMTAEAHFCKQMFGIRPTNDASIEATSYLQRALPRISQPNDYYWYYGTLTMFQHGGESWEMWNLGMRESLVQMQTRSGTYAGTWEPKDPWGGIGGRVYSTAMATLCLEVYYRFLPLYRVNEPSPNS; encoded by the coding sequence ATGATCACGCTGCGCCTCGCGCTGATTTTCTGCTCTTTCCTGCTGATGGTGCAGGTGCTTTCCTTACTGGCCACCCGATGGGGCGATCAGAACGCCACAGGAAAATCGTTCTTTGCCTCGCTCGTGCTGCATGTCTGGCTGGGTCTGGCGTGGGCTAACGTCGCTCAATTGGAGGCAGTCAGGCTTGGTGAAATTGAGCGAAACGAACAGGAAACTGAAGGACCCGCCATTCAACTCGTTTCGAGTGAAGCCGATACTCCAGACACAGAGGCCACCAATGCGAGCCTCTCGCGTCTGTCACCATCGGAAGCCCTGCCGATTGAGCGAACTCAGAGGGAAATCTCGGCTTCAGGGAAAGCAGAAACCGGTGCATTACCCGATTTGACCCCTCGGGATAAACCCACACAAATGGCTGCACTGGAAGCCTTTCCTGATTTGCCACTGCAGGAGTCGAAGCCAGAGACTCCGCGGCCGGGTATGGAAGTCCAGCAGCCGATTTTTTCAGGAACTCCAGCAGCCACAGCCCCATTGCCACAGGAGACAATACAGCAACAGGTGGTTCCCAATTCACTGGCTGCAATGTCCCGTCAAAAAATGACGCCTCAGGAAACTCCACTCGATTCGGACGACCTGCGTCCTCCAGCGGAAGGGGGAGCTGATCGAGCCGATGAAAAGATCAACACAGTGGCCTCTCGCATTGAACTTCCACTCAATCCGGAGAGTGAAACCCCACCTCCGAATGCGCTCGCCGCCGAAACCATGGCCAGGCGCACCGCTCCATTGGCCACTCCGGTCCCGGCAAATTCACCGGGTGCTGATGGTATCGGAAACGATCCCCAGGTACGTCCTGCCGTACCGGCCAAGCCTCTCTTCTCGCGTCAAGTGCCCAATCGATCTATGATGCCAACAGAGGGGCTCCCGCTTGCCATCACGCCTGCGGAACCTGCTTCGGGAAATCCATCCACAACTCCAGCGTTGGCTGGTGAACAGATTGCCGCCATCAAGTCTGCCACCGAACTGCCCAGCCTCGAAGCCATCACGCCTGCCCCAGAAATGAATCGTGGCACAGGAACGATTCTTCCCAAACGCCCCGCAGCCTCGATGACGCCTGAGACTTATCAGTTACGCAGGCTTGACCAACGCAAGGAGATTGCCCTTCGAAATGGCGGGACAGAGGCCAGCGAAGAAGCTGTCGAACTCAGCTTAAAATGGCTGGCCTCACATCAGGAAAATGATGGCTCCTGGAGCGCTGCCCGCTGGGGTGCTGGCGCTGTAAAAAGATCGCCGGAAGACCCTGTCGATCTCGTTGATCGCAAAGGCTCCGGCCTGAATGCGGATACAGGAATCACGGGTTTAGCACTGCTGGCGTTTCTCGGGGCAGGCTACACCCGAGACGAAGGTCAGTATTCAAGAACAGTCGACAACGCCATGACCTGGCTGATCTCTCAGCAGCGCGTGGATGGATATCTGGGGGGAAAAGCAAACTACTACGATGGCATGTACTGCCACGGCATCGCCGGCTACGCCTTAGCAGAAGCTTGTGCGATGCAGGAAAACCCACAGGCTGATCCCGACTTACGGAACGCCGTTGCTAAAGCGGTCCAGTTTACAATTCAAATGCAGAATCGTGATGGTGGGTGGCGTTACCAGAAAGGTGCCATTGAAAGTGATATGAGCATGTTTGGCTGGCAGATGATGCTGCTTAAATCTGCGGAGATCGCCGGGATACCGATACCAAACGAAACTCGCGAGGGCATGATCACGTTCTTAAAAGCTCGCAGCAGAGGGACTCAATCCGGCCTTGCGGGCTATCGGAGATCAAGTCAACCTTCGCCAGCGATGACAGCCGAGGCTCATTTCTGCAAGCAGATGTTTGGCATTCGCCCGACCAATGATGCCAGTATTGAAGCGACGTCTTACCTGCAACGCGCGCTACCTCGAATCTCCCAACCCAATGATTACTACTGGTACTACGGGACATTAACGATGTTCCAGCATGGTGGAGAATCGTGGGAGATGTGGAATCTTGGCATGCGGGAAAGTCTCGTGCAGATGCAGACACGTTCCGGAACTTATGCAGGAACATGGGAGCCAAAGGATCCCTGGGGAGGGATTGGTGGACGTGTTTATTCGACTGCGATGGCCACCTTGTGCCTCGAAGTTTACTACCGCTTCTTACCGCTCTATCGAGTGAATGAACCCTCCCCCAATTCGTGA